GTGCCTGGTAGCCGGGGTCAACCCGGTGCGTCACAGGGCTTTCTCGGCCCGGACGCTCTCCACGACCCTGCGCTCGGCGTAGAACGACACGAACGGGATGGTGCCGGCGAGCAGGACCAGGACCGTGGCCTTGATCGACCAGCGGGCCTTGAGCGCCAGGTCGACGGTGAGCACCAGGTAGATGGCGTAGAGGAAGCCGTGGACGGGGCCGACGACGCGCATCATGGTCTCGGTGCCGCCCGCGTACTTGGCGATCATGGCGACCACGAGC
This region of Saccharothrix longispora genomic DNA includes:
- a CDS encoding DUF3817 domain-containing protein, with the translated sequence MSGALTRFRFMAYVVGVGLLLLVVAMIAKYAGGTETMMRVVGPVHGFLYAIYLVLTVDLALKARWSIKATVLVLLAGTIPFVSFYAERRVVESVRAEKAL